Genomic DNA from Candidatus Sphingomonas phytovorans:
TCACCCGTGAAATCATCACATTCGTCCGAAGGAACTGAGCCTTGAATAGTCCAGCCGGTGGAGACGGGGATATGGGCATGCGGGGAGAATTCCGCCGGAGCTGGCGGGAGCTTGTCGGGGCGACGATTGGCCTTGCCTGTGGCGTGGGCATGTACACGCCAATCACGAGCATGTTTTTCAGGGCGCTTGAAGCAGAGTTCGGCTGGTCGAAAACGGCACTTGCGTTCGGCTTGCTTGCCCTGCCCCTGACCGGGATCGCGCTGCCGTTCGCCGGCCGCCTCATCGACCGATTCGGCGTTCGGCCAGTTGCCGCCATCTCGGCAGCCGCAATGGCCGCGTCGTTCTTCTATCTGTCAGTGATCGGCCCATCGCTCGCGGCATTCTATATCGGTTTCATCGGCTTCAACCTGCTCGGCTGCGCAACCGGGCCGATCGCCTATACGCGCCCCGTAGCAGCGCGGTTTTCCGCGTCGAAGGGGGCCGCCATCGCGATCGCGCTGTCGGGCATTTCGATATCGGGGATACTCCTTTCACCCCTGCTCGGGAATCTGCTGGCTCATGGGGGATGGCGCGCCGGCTATCAGTTGCTCGCGGCGATTGCGTTGATCGGGGGCCTGGCCGCCGTCTGGCTGATCCGCCCCACCGATGGGGCTGCGCGGGTCGCCGCCGCGGACGGCATCGAGCGGCGCGAGGCGATCCGGACGCTGGAATTCTGGCAATTCGGCGCTGCCATCTTCCTTGCCGGCGCCGCGTCGGTCGGGTTCGTATCGCAACTCCAGTCGGTGGCGATCGAATATGGCGCGCCAGCGGAAAGGTCAGGCATCCTCCTTGCGATACTTGCCCTGTCAGTTCTGGTTTTTCGTGTGATGGCCGGCTGGAGCCTCGATCGCTTCTCGCCCGGAATTACCGCCGCCTGCTTCTTCATTGCCTCCGGGCTGGGGCTCGGGATCTGGCTTCTTCCGCACGGATCGATGGCACTGGCCATATTGGGGACGCTGGCGCTCGGCCTGAGCGTCGGATCCGAACATGCGTTCATCTCGTTCTTCTGTGCCAGGCTGTTCGGCATGAAAGCCTATAGCGCCATCTTCGGCGGGCTAGCGGTATTCCTCTATTTCGGGATGGCGGGCGGCGGGATCGTCTTTGCCCGCAGCCGGGACCTTTCGGGATCCTATTCGATCGCGATCATCGGCGCGATCATCGGCCTTGTCGTGGCCGGCGTGCTGATTGCGGCGCTGCCTGGCCGGATCGGTTCGCCGGCGCCGCAAGAGCAGTAGGTCGAGCCTGTGCCGGCCTATTTGCGCGGCGGTCCTTCGATATCGGCGACCAGGCCGGCGGCCGCGACGCCGACGGTGGCGCAGGCCTCGTCATCGTCCGGATGCGCTCCCGATACGCCGACCGCGCCAAGGAGGCGTCCTTGCGCGTCGCGAATGAGCACCCCGCCCGGCACGGGGATGAAGCGCCCCTGAGTCAGCGCCGTCAGCGACTGGGTGAAATCCGGCGCCTTTGCC
This window encodes:
- a CDS encoding MFS transporter, which codes for MNSPAGGDGDMGMRGEFRRSWRELVGATIGLACGVGMYTPITSMFFRALEAEFGWSKTALAFGLLALPLTGIALPFAGRLIDRFGVRPVAAISAAAMAASFFYLSVIGPSLAAFYIGFIGFNLLGCATGPIAYTRPVAARFSASKGAAIAIALSGISISGILLSPLLGNLLAHGGWRAGYQLLAAIALIGGLAAVWLIRPTDGAARVAAADGIERREAIRTLEFWQFGAAIFLAGAASVGFVSQLQSVAIEYGAPAERSGILLAILALSVLVFRVMAGWSLDRFSPGITAACFFIASGLGLGIWLLPHGSMALAILGTLALGLSVGSEHAFISFFCARLFGMKAYSAIFGGLAVFLYFGMAGGGIVFARSRDLSGSYSIAIIGAIIGLVVAGVLIAALPGRIGSPAPQEQ